The Ischnura elegans chromosome 1, ioIscEleg1.1, whole genome shotgun sequence genome contains a region encoding:
- the LOC124154308 gene encoding uncharacterized protein LOC124154308, whose translation MSWETSHRPQRGIRVASPTLPGEEETTKELLQTLLLRVNSIHDEQIAFKDTISTWQVSVSEHAKSIELINDNLSKLSNKLDELLSENKVLTSKLSDCEVRLNQIEQEQLRNVVEIRGIPTSDVEVVDSLVIATGLSLGLKVDISDIDYAFRVGSRSVDHSSRAILVRFTRSRVAEEFVQLRKRKRNLYLKDLDVPHLKPYSLNPLIYVNESLTPLNRKLHSIARSLRKEGKIKFVWIRNGKVYVRKSEGADRVQVNTEEDLQRVK comes from the coding sequence ATGTCTTGGGAAACATCGCACAGACCGCAGAGAGGCATCCGTGTTGCGTCTCCTACTCTTCCGGGCGAGGAGGAAACCACAAAGGAGCTGTTGCAGACCCTTCTGCTGCGCGTCAACTCCATCCACGACGAGCAGATTGCATTTAAGGATACCATCTCTACATGGCAGGTATCTGTGAGTGAGCACGCGAAGTCTATTGAGCTTATTAACGATAACCtctcaaaattaagtaataagctGGATGAGCTCTTGAGTGAAAATAAAGTTCTCACTAGCAAACTGTCCGATTGTGAAGTTCGCTTAAACCAAATTGAGCAGGAGCAATTGCGGAATGTGGTAGAGATAAGAGGTATTCCTACGTCTGACGTTGAAGTTGTTGATTCCCTCGTTATTGCAACGGGATTATCTTTGGGGTTAAAAGTTGACATCAGTGATATTGACTATGCATTCCGCGTTGGTAGTCGCTCAGTGGATCACTCAAGCCGTGCAATTTTAGTACGCTTCACGAGGTCCCGTGTTGCAGAGGAATTTGTCCAGCtacgtaaaaggaaaagaaatttatactTGAAGGACTTAGATGTGCCCCATTTGAAGCCCTATTCACTAAATCCCCTCATCTATGTAAATGAATCATTGACTCCACTTAACAGAAAACTACACAGCATAGCCCGCAGCCTAAGAAAGGAGGGTAAAATCAAGTTTGTCtggataagaaatggaaaagtgtatgtaagaaaaagtgaagGTGCCGATCGAGTCCAGGTGAACACCGAAGAAGACCTACAGAGGGTCAAATAG